ATATCGACGATCGGCAGCTCGTGACGCTCGACGAACAGCACGTCCGCCCCGGCGTCGGTTTTCCATTCCTGAATCTCGGCTTGCATTGCGCCCCCTGCGCTACTGAAAAGGATCAGGCCAAAAGCGACAATCCAGCGCCTCATCCCTCATCCTCCTGATCGGTCGGCTGCATGACGCCCACTGCCAGCATCTCGGGGCGCAGGTACTGCCGGGCGGCCGACTGGAGATCCTCGGCGGTCAGGTCACGGACGTTCTCCTCGAAACTGTTCAGTCTCGCCCAGCCGGAACCGGTGGTCTCGAGCATGCCCAGCTGCATCGCCTGGTAGAACACCGAATCCATCTCGAACAGGTGATCGGCAAGCATCTGGCTGCGCGCCCGCTCCAGCTCCTCGGTGGAAACGGGCTCGTCCTGCAGGCGCTGGATCTGGTCACGCAGCGCCGTCTCGACCGCATCGACATCGCCATCGGCGGGCACGCCGAACAACGAGAACTGGCTGTCCAGCCGTACCATCGGGTTGTAGCTGGCACCTGCCGCCGCGGCGACGCCGGAACCACGCACGAGCTCCTCGGCGAGGCGGGCCCCCTCGCCGCCATCAAGGATGGTGGCGAGCATCAGCAGCGCATAGGGATCCTGGTTCGACTCGGCGGTCGGGAACGACGGCACCTCGTAGCCCATCCGCAGCTGGGTCACCCGCGCCTGCGGATCGCGATGGATCAGGCGCCGCTCGCCCGGCGGCTGTAGATTGTCGGCATCATGCACCGTCGGGACCTCGCGGGCCTCGATGTCTCCGAAGTATTCCCTGGCGAGGGAATGGACTTCATCGGGCTGGACATCGCCCGCCACCACCAGCGTGGCGTTGGTCGGTGTGTACCACTGCTGATACCAGCCCTCCAGATCCTCGACGTCGAAGGCGGCTACATCGTCCGCCCAGCCGATGATTGGGTGGGCATAGCCGGTGCCCGGATGGGCAATGGCGGCATAACGCTCGCCGAAGCGCCCCTCGGGCCGATCATCCGTGCGCAGCCGGCGCTCCTCGAGCACAACCTCACGTTCCGTCTCGAGCGCCTCGGCGTTGATCTGCAGGTTCGCCATCCGGTCCGCCTCGAGCTCCAGCGCGATGGGGAGGCGATCGGCGGCCATGACCTCGAAATAGGCACTGAAATCGCGCCCGGTAAAGGCGTTCAGGCGCCCGCCCTCGCGGGAGATGATCTCCGAGAACTCGCCCTCCGCGTACTTCTCTGTCCCCTTGAACATCATGTGCTCGAACAGATGCGACAGGCCGGTCTCGCCGGCCTTCTCGTAGGATGACCCGATGCGGTACCAGACCTGGGAGACAACCACCGGTGCACGGTGGTCCTCGCGAACCAGGATCTGCATCCCGTTATCGAGCGTGAACTCGGTGATGCCCGTATTTGACTGCGCCGCAGCCGGCGCCGCCATCAGGGCGGGTATCAGGGCGAAAATCGCGTTTCGCATTATTGTGGAAGCCTCTGGTTGCGACACATCGACCAAGCGGTGCGGTGTTAGAATACTCCCTAATTCGTTCACGCCCGCACCCCGAGAGTTCCATGCTGCCTTTCCGTCGCAAGAAAAACACCACACCCCCCGAATCGAAGGACAAGGCCCCCGCTACCCGGGAGAAGCCGCGCCCGGGGCTGATCGGGAGACTGCGCAATGGCCTCAAGCGCACCGGCAGCGGGATCGGGCTGGTGTTCATGGGCCGCAAATACATAGACGCGGACCTGCTCGAGGAACTGGAGACGCTCCTACTCACCGCCGACGTGGGCATGGAGGCGACCAATCGCATCATTGGCGATCTCACCGA
The Spiribacter vilamensis DNA segment above includes these coding regions:
- a CDS encoding M16 family metallopeptidase, which codes for MRNAIFALIPALMAAPAAAQSNTGITEFTLDNGMQILVREDHRAPVVVSQVWYRIGSSYEKAGETGLSHLFEHMMFKGTEKYAEGEFSEIISREGGRLNAFTGRDFSAYFEVMAADRLPIALELEADRMANLQINAEALETEREVVLEERRLRTDDRPEGRFGERYAAIAHPGTGYAHPIIGWADDVAAFDVEDLEGWYQQWYTPTNATLVVAGDVQPDEVHSLAREYFGDIEAREVPTVHDADNLQPPGERRLIHRDPQARVTQLRMGYEVPSFPTAESNQDPYALLMLATILDGGEGARLAEELVRGSGVAAAAGASYNPMVRLDSQFSLFGVPADGDVDAVETALRDQIQRLQDEPVSTEELERARSQMLADHLFEMDSVFYQAMQLGMLETTGSGWARLNSFEENVRDLTAEDLQSAARQYLRPEMLAVGVMQPTDQEDEG